Proteins co-encoded in one Candidatus Thiodictyon syntrophicum genomic window:
- a CDS encoding iron-sulfur cluster biosynthesis family protein, producing the protein MFTLTKAAAAQVQAAAQQGEAEGLALRLAAQRQPDGAFDYRIGFDEATEDDIRIKCGAIEVVMTPEQVPLLNQATMDYVELAPGQFHFIFLNPQDPSYQPPTED; encoded by the coding sequence ATGTTCACACTAACCAAGGCCGCGGCGGCGCAGGTCCAGGCGGCCGCGCAGCAGGGCGAGGCCGAGGGCTTGGCGTTGCGCCTGGCGGCCCAGCGGCAGCCCGACGGGGCCTTCGATTACCGGATCGGGTTCGATGAGGCGACCGAGGACGACATCCGCATCAAGTGTGGCGCAATCGAGGTCGTGATGACCCCGGAGCAGGTGCCGCTGCTCAATCAGGCGACCATGGACTATGTCGAACTCGCGCCGGGGCAGTTCCACTTCATCTTCCTTAACCCCCAAGATCCCAGCTACCAGCCGCCGACCGAGGACTGA
- a CDS encoding cobyrinate a,c-diamide synthase — protein sequence MAHLYISAAHRSSGKTTVSIGLCRAFRERGLRVQPFKKGPDFIDPLWLGLAAGRPCCNLDFHTMGRDEISAAFAGELAGCDLGLIEGNVGLYDSTDLLGANSNAALAKQLGAPVVLVIDCHGMARGIAPLLLGYRAFDPDLHLGGVVLNKVASSRHAGNLIRALEHYTDLPVLGVLPRDESLTIAERHLGLMPSNESAQAQAWIERIHRRVADALDLDRLLALAEGAPPPQASAASLYPAAPPPSGAPVRIGIARDAAFGFYYPDDLRALAAGGAELVSFSPVDDPEPPAVDALFLGGGFPEYRMAELEANRTMREGIADLIARGAPVYAECGGLMYLCRGLWWGEERRAMVGALAAEVQMQVRPQGRGYVSLRETAAFPWPASAPGAVPREVQAHEFHHSAVVAPDPDWTYAYEVLRGVGIDGRCDGVVQGNLLASYAHLRDVGGLNWTGRFLAHVRRCLGA from the coding sequence ATGGCCCATCTCTACATCTCCGCCGCGCACCGGTCCTCGGGCAAGACCACCGTCTCCATCGGACTCTGCCGCGCCTTTCGCGAGCGTGGGCTGCGCGTGCAGCCGTTCAAGAAGGGGCCGGACTTCATCGACCCCCTGTGGTTGGGTCTGGCGGCCGGGCGGCCCTGCTGCAATCTCGACTTCCATACCATGGGGCGGGATGAGATCAGCGCCGCCTTTGCCGGGGAACTCGCGGGCTGCGACCTGGGGTTGATCGAGGGCAACGTCGGGCTCTACGACAGCACCGATTTGCTCGGTGCCAACAGCAATGCTGCGCTGGCCAAGCAGTTGGGTGCCCCAGTCGTGCTGGTCATCGACTGCCATGGCATGGCCCGCGGGATCGCGCCCCTGCTGCTCGGCTATCGCGCCTTCGATCCGGACCTGCACCTGGGCGGGGTGGTACTGAACAAGGTGGCGAGCAGCCGTCACGCCGGTAACCTGATCCGGGCCCTGGAGCATTACACGGACCTGCCGGTGCTGGGCGTCCTGCCGCGCGACGAGTCCCTGACCATCGCCGAGCGCCACCTGGGCCTGATGCCGAGCAACGAGTCCGCGCAGGCGCAAGCCTGGATCGAGCGGATCCACCGCCGGGTGGCGGACGCACTGGATCTGGACCGCCTCCTCGCGCTGGCCGAGGGGGCGCCGCCGCCGCAGGCATCAGCCGCATCGCTCTACCCGGCGGCGCCTCCTCCAAGCGGGGCGCCGGTGCGCATCGGCATCGCCCGGGACGCGGCCTTCGGCTTCTATTACCCGGACGACCTGCGCGCCTTGGCCGCGGGCGGGGCGGAACTGGTGTCCTTCAGCCCGGTGGACGACCCCGAACCGCCCGCGGTCGATGCACTCTTCCTGGGCGGCGGCTTTCCGGAGTATCGGATGGCGGAACTGGAGGCCAACCGCACTATGCGCGAGGGGATCGCTGACCTCATCGCGCGGGGCGCCCCGGTCTACGCCGAGTGCGGGGGCCTCATGTATCTGTGCCGGGGCCTGTGGTGGGGCGAGGAGCGTCGTGCCATGGTCGGTGCATTGGCGGCCGAGGTGCAGATGCAGGTGCGGCCCCAGGGCCGGGGCTATGTGAGTCTGCGCGAGACGGCCGCCTTTCCGTGGCCTGCGTCGGCGCCGGGTGCCGTACCCCGCGAGGTCCAGGCGCACGAGTTTCACCACTCCGCCGTGGTTGCGCCCGATCCGGACTGGACCTACGCTTACGAGGTCCTGCGTGGTGTGGGCATCGACGGGCGCTGCGATGGGGTCGTGCAGGGCAATCTGCTCGCAAGCTATGCCCACCTGCGCGATGTGGGTGGACTGAACTGGACGGGGCGCTTTCTTGCCCATGTGCGCCGCTGCCTGGGCGCTTGA
- the nrfD gene encoding NrfD/PsrC family molybdoenzyme membrane anchor subunit: MKRIVYREWRIPAARYWGILGILAAVVGLGGLAALYLEHGGHWVTGMSNSVVWGVPHVFAVFLILAASGAINVASIGTVFNKDAYLPMGRLSGLLAVALLIGGLLILVLDLGRPDRLLVAMTHYNFRSIFAWNIYLYTGFIVLVIAYLWSMADRMGAPFKHPVGVLAFVWRLLLTTATGSIFGFLVARQAFDTAFLAPMFVIMSFAYGLAIFLLVLMFSCAQDARPIGDLLLQRLKNLLGVFVAAVLYFTLVYYLTKLYGAKNYDLVGWVLLRGGIYSFTAWVGWVLLGTLVPLGIIWHPVLGRDRRWIVAACALVILGGFAALYVILIGSQVYPLQIFPGHTVVASGVVDGLRAGVARYHPSFPEVLLGLGGVAVALVITAVGVRVLQFLPESLADPEESAPVGPGALKRFSIDEAAAG, from the coding sequence ATGAAGCGAATCGTCTATCGCGAGTGGCGTATCCCGGCGGCCCGCTACTGGGGCATCCTGGGCATCCTGGCGGCGGTCGTCGGGCTCGGTGGTCTGGCCGCGCTCTACCTGGAGCATGGGGGGCACTGGGTCACGGGGATGAGCAACAGCGTGGTGTGGGGTGTCCCCCATGTCTTTGCCGTGTTTCTGATCCTCGCCGCCTCCGGGGCCATCAACGTCGCCTCGATCGGGACCGTCTTCAACAAGGATGCCTATCTGCCCATGGGGCGCCTGTCCGGACTGCTGGCGGTCGCGCTCCTGATCGGTGGGCTCCTGATCCTGGTGCTCGACCTGGGACGCCCGGACCGACTCCTGGTGGCCATGACCCACTACAACTTCCGCTCGATCTTTGCGTGGAATATCTATCTCTATACGGGCTTCATCGTGCTGGTCATCGCCTATCTGTGGAGTATGGCCGATCGGATGGGCGCGCCCTTCAAACACCCGGTCGGTGTGCTCGCCTTCGTCTGGCGGCTGCTGCTCACCACCGCGACCGGCTCCATCTTCGGTTTCCTGGTGGCCCGGCAGGCCTTCGATACCGCCTTCCTGGCGCCGATGTTCGTCATCATGTCGTTCGCCTACGGGCTCGCCATCTTCCTGCTGGTGCTGATGTTCAGCTGCGCGCAGGACGCGCGGCCGATCGGTGACCTGCTGCTGCAGCGACTGAAGAACCTGCTCGGGGTCTTCGTCGCGGCGGTGTTGTATTTCACCCTGGTCTATTACCTGACCAAGCTCTATGGCGCCAAGAACTATGACCTGGTCGGCTGGGTGCTCTTGCGCGGTGGGATCTACTCCTTTACGGCCTGGGTCGGCTGGGTCCTGCTCGGTACCCTGGTGCCGCTGGGGATCATCTGGCACCCGGTGCTGGGTCGGGATCGCCGCTGGATCGTCGCGGCCTGCGCGCTGGTGATCCTGGGCGGATTCGCAGCGCTGTATGTGATCCTCATCGGCAGCCAGGTCTACCCGCTGCAGATATTCCCGGGTCATACCGTCGTCGCGTCCGGGGTCGTCGATGGTCTCAGGGCCGGGGTCGCGCGGTATCACCCGAGTTTCCCGGAGGTCCTGCTCGGCCTGGGCGGGGTGGCGGTGGCCCTGGTGATCACGGCCGTGGGCGTGCGGGTGCTCCAATTCCTGCCCGAATCGCTGGCGGACCCCGAGGAGTCAGCGCCCGTCGGGCCCGGCGCATTGAAGCGATTCTCAATCGATGAAGCAGCGGCCGGCTAG
- the dsrO gene encoding sulfate reduction electron transfer complex DsrMKJOP subunit DsrO translates to MKHPPEGIDQGRRALLGVAVGVTTAVVAPGLVLHAAALPSGASAGAQGTGPVTDSVRWGLLIDTSKCVEGCRACVDACDRENGLDLQTRPAGQSARAWADQKAVWVRKVKLADDLTGRVTNLPLMCQHCEHPPCVDVCPTGASFKRADGIVLVDRHTCIGCRYCMMACPYQARSFIHEVMHDQLSRVPRGKGCVESCNLCVSRRDHGAPSTACADACAEAGHHAIVFGDLKDPQSAISQALKGLPNRQLREDLALNTGVRYAGV, encoded by the coding sequence ATGAAACACCCACCAGAGGGGATCGATCAGGGGCGTCGCGCCCTGCTTGGCGTCGCCGTCGGGGTGACGACCGCGGTGGTGGCACCCGGGCTCGTCCTGCACGCCGCCGCGCTCCCCAGTGGCGCGTCGGCCGGCGCGCAGGGCACCGGGCCGGTCACCGACAGCGTGCGGTGGGGCTTGCTGATCGACACCAGCAAGTGCGTCGAGGGTTGTCGCGCCTGCGTGGATGCCTGCGACCGGGAGAACGGGCTCGATCTCCAGACCCGGCCCGCGGGCCAATCGGCGCGCGCCTGGGCCGACCAGAAGGCGGTGTGGGTCCGCAAGGTCAAGCTGGCGGACGACCTGACCGGGCGGGTGACCAACCTGCCGCTGATGTGCCAGCATTGCGAGCACCCGCCCTGCGTGGACGTCTGCCCGACCGGGGCCTCCTTCAAGCGTGCGGACGGGATCGTGCTGGTGGATCGGCATACCTGCATCGGCTGCCGCTACTGCATGATGGCCTGCCCCTACCAGGCGCGCAGCTTCATCCATGAGGTGATGCACGACCAACTGAGCCGGGTCCCGCGCGGCAAGGGGTGTGTGGAGAGTTGCAACCTCTGTGTCAGCCGCCGCGACCACGGGGCGCCATCCACCGCCTGTGCCGATGCCTGCGCCGAGGCCGGTCACCACGCCATCGTCTTCGGCGATCTGAAGGACCCGCAGAGCGCCATCAGCCAGGCGCTCAAAGGGCTGCCGAATCGCCAACTGCGCGAGGACCTGGCGCTCAATACCGGTGTGCGTTATGCGGGCGTTTAG
- a CDS encoding sulfur reduction protein DsrJ — protein sequence MARTLISAVLSALALVGALAAQVVLAGDAQGYVKAGSRAATHGACVEPTQYMRRHHMDLIQHQRDATVHQGIRGTRHSLAGCIECHVGPGSDGHPVAVNAEHQFCRSCHEFAAVKVNCFDCHDGVPRGGPLSESAQSAMDAATQQGLGRGAADGSVRSAREGQGQ from the coding sequence ATGGCTAGAACCTTGATCAGCGCGGTTCTCTCGGCCCTGGCCCTGGTCGGCGCCCTGGCCGCCCAGGTGGTCCTGGCCGGCGATGCGCAGGGTTATGTGAAGGCCGGCTCACGGGCCGCCACGCATGGCGCCTGCGTGGAGCCCACGCAATACATGCGTCGCCACCATATGGATCTCATCCAGCACCAGCGTGACGCCACGGTCCATCAGGGTATCCGCGGGACCCGGCACAGCCTCGCCGGTTGTATCGAGTGCCATGTGGGCCCCGGGTCCGACGGTCATCCGGTGGCGGTGAACGCGGAACATCAGTTCTGTCGTTCCTGCCACGAGTTTGCCGCCGTGAAGGTCAACTGTTTCGATTGCCATGACGGGGTGCCCAGGGGTGGCCCGCTGAGCGAATCGGCCCAGTCGGCCATGGATGCGGCGACGCAACAAGGGCTCGGGCGGGGTGCCGCCGACGGGTCGGTTCGTAGCGCCCGCGAAGGGCAGGGTCAGTGA
- a CDS encoding NAD(P)-binding protein: protein MVTPGNETKTKPSWRRYVDGQQEWESWTDKIFAQDTSHKCPTYVNKTPPCQGSCPSGEDIRGWLAIVRQQEKPPAGVSWEEYAFQRASDANPFPALMGRVCPAPCQVGCNRNELEDFVGINAVEQFLGDTAIANGYAFAPAPALSGKRVAIIGGGPAGLAGAYQLRRLGHACTIFEANEGLGGMFRYGIPGYRVPRDTLDAEIQRILDLGEIEVRFKTKVGLDVAVSDLDQEFDAVLWTIGCQSGRGLPVPGWAGTPNCVSGVAFLKAFNEGRMKVTAERVVCVGGGDTSIDVVSVARRLGHSTKTGPGALPEAVVRDGYVAHDSALAAAAEGAHVTLTSLFTREAMTASEHEVHDATYEGVTILDGVMPLEVLLGADGRATGLKVADCRMTDGRPVQVEGTERVLPADLIVSAIGQGGDLTGLEALDNGRGFINADKLYQVPNRPGHFVAGDIVRPHLLTTAIGAAWVAADSIDAYLRHAEQRRRPKVDVHHFNLLEKLIEADLAPTPFKVQDQGDLRGTSDGSYAIHNYEDRSGAEVIGQDELFLAHFNYHPRHLRQEEVPSAEAVLGHFKERVIGLTATEAIDEAKRCMSCGMCFECDNCVIFCPQGAVYRVDKGSRTTGRYVATDYAKCIGCHICADVCPTGYIKMGLGE from the coding sequence ATGGTGACCCCCGGCAACGAGACGAAGACCAAGCCCTCCTGGCGCCGCTACGTGGACGGCCAGCAGGAATGGGAATCCTGGACCGACAAGATCTTTGCCCAGGACACTTCCCATAAATGTCCGACCTATGTCAACAAGACGCCGCCCTGCCAGGGCAGTTGCCCCTCGGGCGAGGACATCCGCGGCTGGCTCGCCATCGTGCGGCAGCAGGAGAAGCCGCCGGCCGGTGTGTCCTGGGAGGAATATGCCTTCCAGCGCGCGAGCGACGCGAATCCCTTCCCCGCCCTGATGGGCCGCGTCTGCCCGGCCCCCTGTCAGGTGGGCTGTAATCGTAACGAGTTGGAGGACTTCGTCGGGATCAACGCGGTGGAGCAGTTCTTGGGCGATACCGCCATCGCCAACGGCTACGCCTTTGCCCCGGCCCCGGCCTTGAGCGGCAAGCGCGTCGCCATCATCGGCGGCGGACCGGCGGGCCTGGCGGGGGCCTACCAGCTCCGACGCCTGGGTCACGCCTGCACGATTTTCGAGGCGAACGAGGGCCTGGGCGGGATGTTCCGCTACGGTATCCCCGGCTACCGCGTGCCGCGCGATACGCTCGACGCCGAGATCCAGCGGATTCTCGACCTGGGCGAGATCGAGGTCCGCTTCAAGACCAAGGTGGGCCTGGACGTTGCGGTGTCTGATCTGGATCAGGAATTCGATGCCGTCCTCTGGACGATCGGCTGCCAGAGCGGACGCGGGCTGCCGGTGCCCGGTTGGGCCGGCACCCCCAACTGTGTCTCCGGCGTGGCCTTCCTCAAAGCCTTCAACGAGGGCCGGATGAAGGTGACCGCCGAGCGGGTGGTCTGCGTCGGCGGTGGCGACACGTCCATCGATGTGGTCTCGGTGGCGCGCCGCCTGGGCCATAGCACCAAGACCGGGCCGGGTGCCCTGCCGGAGGCGGTGGTGCGCGACGGCTACGTGGCCCACGATTCGGCCCTGGCCGCGGCGGCCGAGGGCGCCCACGTCACCCTGACCTCGCTGTTCACGCGTGAGGCGATGACGGCCTCCGAGCACGAGGTGCACGACGCCACCTATGAGGGCGTCACCATCCTCGATGGCGTCATGCCCTTGGAGGTGCTGCTGGGGGCCGACGGCCGGGCCACCGGGCTCAAGGTTGCCGACTGCCGGATGACCGACGGGCGTCCGGTCCAGGTGGAGGGGACCGAGCGGGTCCTCCCGGCGGACCTGATCGTGTCCGCCATCGGCCAGGGCGGGGACCTGACCGGGCTCGAGGCGCTGGACAACGGCCGCGGGTTCATCAACGCCGACAAGCTCTACCAGGTGCCGAACCGGCCCGGTCACTTCGTCGCCGGCGATATCGTCCGCCCGCACCTGCTGACCACCGCCATCGGTGCGGCCTGGGTCGCGGCCGACTCCATCGATGCCTATCTGCGCCACGCCGAGCAGCGTCGCCGGCCCAAGGTCGATGTCCATCACTTCAATCTGCTGGAAAAACTCATCGAGGCCGACTTGGCCCCGACGCCGTTCAAGGTGCAGGACCAGGGCGATCTGCGCGGTACTTCCGACGGCAGCTATGCGATCCACAACTATGAGGACCGCTCCGGCGCCGAGGTGATTGGGCAAGACGAGTTGTTCCTTGCCCACTTCAACTATCACCCGCGCCACCTGCGCCAGGAGGAGGTGCCGAGCGCCGAGGCGGTACTGGGTCACTTCAAGGAGCGGGTGATCGGGCTCACGGCGACGGAGGCGATCGACGAGGCCAAGCGCTGCATGTCCTGCGGCATGTGCTTCGAGTGCGACAACTGCGTGATCTTCTGCCCGCAGGGTGCCGTCTACCGGGTGGACAAGGGCAGCCGTACCACCGGCCGCTATGTGGCGACCGACTATGCCAAGTGTATCGGCTGCCACATCTGCGCGGATGTCTGCCCTACCGGCTATATCAAGATGGGCCTGGGTGAGTGA
- the dsrK gene encoding sulfate reduction electron transfer complex DsrMKJOP subunit DsrK, with protein sequence MAKATFEVPVLSQYPDVPAVTPGTMAGSAPFLSKPEFQAPLGFPGELVENWQERAIEKMGELLTRYRSLRVYMDACVKCGACTDKCHYFLGTKDPKNMPVGRQDLMRKVYRRYFTLAGRLFPNLVGAQDLTREVLDEWYSYFHQCSQCRRCSVFCPYGIDTAEISMAAREIMDCIGVGQKYCNEIIAKVYRVGNNLGLPGPALVDTLEGLEEDVFDETGVRVRYPIDEVGAEILMVTPSADFFAEPHVDGLIGYGKVFHEAGVSWTFSSYASEAANFGMFIGSYENMHRLSQRIREEAIRLKVKRIVFGECGHAWRVGYSFLNTLAGPWDFLDPRYPVPQHICEFTHDLILQGRLKFDKTQNDDKVLTFHDSCNVARASRMGDTPGGQFEIPRAIIRATCNHFYDMDEETIRDRTFCCGGGGGLLTDDLIELRVKGAKPRMEALNNVMQEKGVTHMAAICAICKSQFTKVLPFYGMEMDQIVSLHQLVSNAIVLTPGADDGDEDDDDDGATDSALTPGDEDDDAAD encoded by the coding sequence ATGGCTAAGGCCACCTTTGAAGTTCCCGTGCTGAGCCAGTATCCGGACGTCCCCGCCGTCACGCCGGGCACTATGGCCGGCAGCGCCCCCTTCCTGTCCAAGCCCGAGTTCCAGGCCCCGCTGGGATTTCCCGGGGAACTGGTAGAGAACTGGCAGGAGCGGGCGATCGAGAAGATGGGGGAACTCCTCACCCGGTATCGGTCGCTGCGGGTCTATATGGATGCGTGCGTCAAGTGCGGCGCCTGCACCGACAAGTGCCACTATTTCCTGGGCACCAAGGACCCGAAGAACATGCCGGTCGGGCGCCAGGACTTGATGCGTAAGGTCTATCGGCGGTATTTCACCCTTGCCGGCCGCCTGTTTCCCAACCTGGTGGGGGCGCAGGACCTGACCCGCGAGGTCCTCGACGAATGGTACAGCTATTTCCATCAGTGCTCACAGTGTCGCCGCTGCTCGGTCTTCTGCCCCTATGGTATCGATACCGCCGAGATCTCCATGGCGGCGCGGGAGATCATGGACTGCATCGGTGTCGGCCAGAAATACTGCAATGAGATCATCGCCAAGGTTTATCGGGTCGGTAATAATCTCGGGTTGCCTGGTCCGGCCCTGGTCGATACCCTGGAGGGGCTCGAGGAGGACGTCTTCGATGAGACCGGGGTGCGGGTGCGCTATCCCATCGACGAGGTCGGCGCGGAGATCCTGATGGTGACGCCCTCGGCGGACTTTTTCGCCGAGCCGCATGTCGATGGGCTCATCGGGTATGGCAAGGTCTTCCATGAGGCGGGGGTGTCCTGGACCTTCAGTTCCTATGCCTCCGAGGCCGCCAACTTCGGGATGTTCATCGGTTCCTACGAGAACATGCACCGGCTTAGTCAGCGGATCCGTGAGGAGGCGATCCGGCTCAAGGTCAAGCGCATCGTGTTCGGTGAGTGCGGACATGCCTGGCGCGTCGGCTACAGCTTCCTGAACACACTCGCCGGTCCCTGGGACTTTCTGGACCCCCGTTATCCGGTGCCCCAGCACATTTGCGAGTTCACCCATGACCTGATCCTGCAGGGGCGATTGAAATTCGATAAGACTCAGAACGACGATAAGGTCCTCACCTTCCACGACTCCTGCAACGTGGCGCGGGCCTCACGCATGGGTGATACCCCCGGCGGTCAGTTCGAGATCCCGCGCGCCATCATCCGCGCCACCTGCAATCACTTCTACGACATGGACGAGGAGACGATCCGCGACCGCACCTTCTGCTGCGGCGGCGGCGGCGGGCTGCTCACCGATGACCTGATCGAACTGCGGGTGAAGGGTGCCAAGCCCCGGATGGAGGCCCTGAACAACGTCATGCAGGAGAAGGGCGTCACGCACATGGCCGCCATCTGCGCCATCTGCAAGAGCCAGTTCACCAAGGTGCTGCCCTTCTATGGCATGGAGATGGACCAGATCGTGAGTCTTCACCAACTGGTGTCCAACGCCATCGTGCTGACCCCCGGGGCAGATGATGGAGATGAGGATGACGACGACGACGGCGCGACCGATTCAGCACTGACGCCGGGTGATGAGGATGACGACGCGGCGGACTGA
- a CDS encoding respiratory nitrate reductase subunit gamma — protein MPFLTGLYAFLFYFAALVLVSGLTYKVVQYSRTPAPLRIPTTPAPTTSSGVVLRMTREVVLFESLFRANKWTWIFGWLFHFGLFLVTLRHLRYFLNPVPAVIEFIQPFGIYAGFAMVVGLVGLWARRFLVDRVRYISSPGDHLMLALLLLIAASGLLMSFLLHTDIVSVKTFFLGLYHFDLRPLPADPVLLLHIALVAVLMIIFPYSKLLHAPGLFFSPTRNQVDDSRERRLVAPWASRFERP, from the coding sequence ATGCCGTTTCTGACGGGTTTATACGCCTTCCTGTTTTACTTTGCCGCCCTGGTCCTGGTCTCCGGCCTGACCTACAAGGTGGTCCAATACAGCCGCACCCCGGCGCCATTGCGGATCCCGACCACCCCGGCGCCGACGACCAGCAGCGGCGTGGTGTTGCGGATGACGCGCGAGGTGGTGTTGTTCGAGAGCCTGTTTCGCGCCAACAAGTGGACCTGGATCTTCGGCTGGCTGTTTCATTTCGGGCTCTTTCTCGTCACCTTGCGCCATTTGCGTTATTTCCTCAACCCGGTGCCGGCGGTCATCGAGTTCATCCAGCCGTTCGGGATCTACGCGGGCTTCGCCATGGTCGTCGGGCTCGTCGGCCTGTGGGCGCGGCGCTTTCTGGTAGACCGGGTGCGCTACATTTCCAGCCCCGGGGACCACCTGATGCTCGCGCTGTTGCTCCTGATCGCGGCGAGCGGACTCCTGATGAGTTTCTTGCTCCATACCGACATCGTGTCGGTCAAGACCTTCTTTCTTGGCCTCTACCATTTTGATCTGCGGCCCCTGCCCGCCGATCCCGTGCTGCTGTTGCACATTGCACTGGTTGCGGTCCTGATGATCATTTTTCCTTACAGCAAGCTGTTGCACGCCCCCGGGCTCTTCTTCAGCCCGACCCGCAATCAGGTGGACGACTCGCGGGAACGCCGGCTGGTGGCCCCTTGGGCGTCGCGCTTCGAACGGCCGTGA
- a CDS encoding TusE/DsrC/DsvC family sulfur relay protein has translation MADMIDVDGKQLAVDEEGYLANLNEWVPGVATVMSKQDNLELTEEHWDIINFLREYYEEYQIAPAVRVLTKAVGKKLGKDKGNSKYLYSLFPYGPAKQACRFAGLPKPTGCV, from the coding sequence ATGGCTGACATGATCGATGTCGACGGCAAACAACTGGCCGTCGATGAAGAAGGCTATCTGGCCAATCTGAACGAGTGGGTACCCGGCGTCGCCACGGTGATGTCCAAACAGGACAACCTGGAACTCACCGAGGAGCACTGGGACATCATCAATTTCCTGCGCGAATATTACGAGGAATATCAGATCGCCCCGGCCGTTCGTGTGCTCACCAAGGCAGTGGGTAAGAAACTGGGCAAGGACAAGGGCAACAGCAAGTATCTCTACAGCCTGTTCCCCTACGGGCCCGCCAAACAGGCGTGCCGCTTCGCCGGACTGCCGAAGCCGACCGGCTGCGTCTGA
- the tusB gene encoding sulfurtransferase complex subunit TusB — MSILHTVNKSPFERTSLDSCLKFAAPGAAVLLIEDGVYAALCDTSAAALVKDALKTVKIYVLGPDLKARGFAAGRLIPGIGVLDYAGFVDLAAASEKVQAWL, encoded by the coding sequence ATGAGTATCCTGCACACCGTCAACAAATCACCCTTCGAGCGGACATCACTGGATTCTTGCTTGAAATTCGCGGCACCGGGTGCCGCCGTGCTGCTGATCGAGGACGGCGTCTACGCGGCGCTGTGCGACACCAGCGCCGCGGCCCTGGTCAAGGACGCCCTCAAAACGGTTAAGATCTACGTGCTGGGTCCTGATCTCAAGGCCCGGGGCTTCGCCGCGGGGCGCCTGATCCCCGGGATCGGCGTCCTGGATTATGCCGGGTTCGTGGACCTTGCCGCTGCCAGCGAGAAGGTTCAGGCCTGGCTGTAG
- the tusC gene encoding sulfurtransferase complex subunit TusC: protein MSEIVKKFLYLNRKAPYGTIYAWESLEVVLIGAAFDQVVSLMFMDDGVYQLVKGQDPSGIGMKNFSPTYRTLGDYEVKNVYVDGDSLAARGLTADDLVQIAWEDIDTEEEVENIVTVIDAARGRELMAQADVVFSF from the coding sequence ATGTCGGAAATCGTCAAAAAATTCCTGTATCTGAACCGCAAGGCCCCGTACGGAACCATCTACGCCTGGGAGTCCCTGGAGGTGGTCCTGATCGGCGCCGCCTTCGACCAGGTGGTGAGTCTGATGTTCATGGACGACGGCGTCTACCAACTCGTCAAGGGGCAGGACCCGAGCGGGATCGGGATGAAAAACTTCTCCCCGACCTACCGGACCCTGGGTGACTATGAGGTCAAGAACGTCTACGTCGATGGCGACTCGCTCGCGGCGCGCGGACTCACGGCCGACGACCTGGTGCAAATCGCCTGGGAGGATATCGATACCGAGGAAGAGGTGGAGAATATCGTCACGGTGATCGACGCGGCCCGCGGTCGCGAGCTGATGGCGCAGGCCGACGTGGTCTTCAGTTTCTAA
- the tusD gene encoding sulfurtransferase complex subunit TusD — MKFALQINEGPYQHQAADTAYWFAKAALEKGHEVFRVFFYHDGVNNATRLTTPPQDDRHIVNRWAALAEQYSLDLVVCVAAAQRRGIVDEGEASRNGKDATNLHPRFRISGLGQLVEAAIQADRLVVFGD, encoded by the coding sequence ATGAAGTTCGCACTGCAGATCAACGAAGGACCCTATCAGCACCAGGCCGCGGACACCGCCTACTGGTTCGCCAAGGCGGCGCTGGAGAAGGGGCATGAGGTGTTCCGGGTCTTCTTCTATCATGACGGCGTAAACAACGCCACCCGGCTGACGACGCCCCCCCAGGACGACCGTCATATCGTCAACCGGTGGGCGGCGCTGGCGGAGCAGTACAGCCTGGACCTGGTGGTCTGTGTGGCCGCCGCGCAGCGGCGTGGGATCGTGGACGAGGGGGAGGCGAGTCGCAACGGTAAGGATGCGACGAATCTCCATCCCCGGTTTCGGATCTCCGGCCTGGGGCAACTGGTCGAGGCGGCGATTCAAGCCGACCGTCTCGTCGTCTTCGGCGACTGA